From Candidatus Methylomirabilota bacterium:
ACAACGCCAGCTTCGAGCGTGGGTGCATCGAGCAGATGGCCGACGCTCTGCCGGCCCTCGCAACGCCGCTGCGGAGCATCGTCGCTCGCCTGGTGGACCCGCTCCCGGTTGTCCGTAACCACGTGTACCACCCGGACTTCGGAGGCAGCTTTAGCCTGAAGAGCGTTCTTCCGGCACTCGTGCCTGAGCTTCATTACAGTAACCTCGCAATCGCTGATGGAGGAACAGCGAGTCTTGAGCTGGAGCGGCTACTTTTCAATGGGGACAGGATAGAGCCGAACGCGAAGGGCCGCCTCCGGAGCAACCTGCTCCGCTATTGCCACCAGGACACCTGGGGCCTGGTCAGACTCCTGGAACGTCTTCGGCAGCTCAGTGTCAGAATGGGATGATCATAGAGGCTTTGGCAGAAGCTTGTCGAGCACGCCTCGCGTAGCTTGACGCATGGAGGGCGCTATGAGGCTATTCTCCTACAAACTGACTGACGATACCGGTTTCGCACCAAATCCATTTTTTGGAGTGTTGACACTCGCTACGTGTAAGCCAGGCATCCGGAAGGCAAAGAGGTGTGGGGATTGGATAGCAGGATTCACCTCACAGAGCTTGAACGGTGATGGGGTGGGTAACGAAAGACTAATCTTTCTGATGCAGATCACGGACATAATCGAACAGTACGAGTACTTTGGTCTCCACGATTTTCAGGCCAAGATTCCCGATCTTGTAAGGCCCGAGTGTCGCTATCGGGCCGGGGATAACATCTACCGTCCGTTGACAAACCATCCTCAGGGCCCCGACGATTTTGAGCAGGTCAGGAATCCCAACCACTGGAATCCCACCGATGATTGTGAGGATAGAGACCATAAGATCAAGGATCTGTCGGGTCGGCGGGTACTTGTCTCCTCGAATTTTTATTATTTCGGTGGGAAGCCGCGTGAGGTGCCGCTGGAGGCACGCCCCACCATTCCGAGTGGCCAGGCGCGGTATGGGTTTATGACCCACGATGAGGCACGCGCAAGGGCCTTTGTTGAGTGGGTCCATGGCCGCTTCCGAAGCGGAGTGGCTGCCGCGCCGCATAAGTGGCCTCCGAACGACCCGAGTTGGGAAAACGGATGAAGATTGTTCTGGGCCGGAAAGGATATCCGAAAGGGCTTGTGGTTGACAACGACTTCGTCGGCACCCTAACCGCGACGGAGCTGTAGAGTACTCATGCGACTATTCGTTGTAAATGTAGGCGTTAACATGGCGGACGCGTCACGGCGAGGTCTACGGAGCCCCATTTTCCCCGACGGGACGTTCGAATTCGTCCCGATCAAAGAACACCGCAACTTCGTTAACTGCGCACGTATCCCAAGGTATTGTGACCTGCCTACTTACACCAGACGCGCCGACTCGCTAGCCGCGTATGTCCCGAAGAGCGTTGCCCTCTATCGTGCTCATCTCGATCCCGAGTTCAACACCTTCACCTACGGCGATATCGTCAGTTCTCGATCGGCGAATCTGCGTGATGCGACGAAAGGGGATCAACTGTGGTTCCTCGCGAGACTCTGGAATTATGACGAGGCGGGTTGGGCTCAGGGGAGCAACTTCTACTTCATTGGGCTATTCGAAGTCGAGAGCAACATCTTCGTGGAGGAAGAAACCGAGCCAGAGAGCTTCTCCGCCGACGTCCGGCAGCGCATTCAGGCCAACGCCCATTACAAACGATGGGCGGGCGCAGGGGATCGGAGTGCCTTTCGCGTGATTACCGGCCGCCGACCGGGCTCGTTCCGGTTCGACCGTGGGCTGCAGGTAACGCCGGAAGTCGCGGCTCATCTCTTCGGCGGACGTTATGATCCCCATGAGCGACTGTTTCGGCTAGGCGACGAGATTCTCACGAATCGCAACGGGTGTCCGCGCCGAGTTGAGACCTTCGGCAGTGCAACGAGGACCATACAGGCCTTTCTCGATTCTGCGGTCGCAGGGCACCAAGAACATTTGACGTGGCTCAGCCGGTTGGCCGCCACACACGCTGGCTCATAAACTGGGGCGATAAGATATCCTGGCGCAAAGAACCGTCCACATCAACTGTCAGGGGAAAACATGCCAAGGAAGAAATCGCCTGTAGATTTCGTGAAGTGGCTTCAGGGACAGCTCGAGGCGTTCCGCGCTCGCCGCTTCGAGGAGTTGGACGTGGAGGCCTTGGGCGACGAGTTGCAAGGCTGGGTGGCAACATACCGCTATGCGGTCGAGGAACACGCGGAACGGTCATTCCGGATCCTGAAGAGACCGGAGTACGTCTATGGCGATTGGAATGATCTGACGTATGAATCGAGCATGCTGGATCTCGCCTTCAGGCACAGTCCAAGCCTCGTCAAGACCGCCGCGGCTCAAATAAAGAGCGCTTACCGGCTCGCCCGGGGTAGGGCGGAACTGCACGGAGAAGGCAGGTGGCCGGCAAAATGCCCGTGGCCGACGCTCGCGGCGCTGCGCCGCGCTCCGTGGAAGTCGAAGGGTAACGATGGGCGTTGATCGGGCGGCATTTGGATAACCGCTGATTTCAAAGTAGGATTTGCTCCTGAGATTTCCTGAACGTTAGCAACGGCGCGTGTGTTCTATCCGCATTAGTGGCCGGAGACAGTCGTGCGGTAAATCACAAGTCCGTTTGACCACCCTTAGCTGTTAGGATATAGTATGATCGAGTCATATCACTGATGTAGGAGGTTGGAGTGATGGTGAGAACGACGATTACGCTTGCTGAAGAAGAATTCGCGGAACTCAAGCGTCTTGCCGCTCAACAGGATCGCAGCGTCTCATGGCTGCTCCGGCAAGCCTTCC
This genomic window contains:
- a CDS encoding DUF29 family protein → MPRKKSPVDFVKWLQGQLEAFRARRFEELDVEALGDELQGWVATYRYAVEEHAERSFRILKRPEYVYGDWNDLTYESSMLDLAFRHSPSLVKTAAAQIKSAYRLARGRAELHGEGRWPAKCPWPTLAALRRAPWKSKGNDGR